The genomic stretch CAATCTTAtttataaaattaaactaattatgtACTTATACTATTTACATAATTAATTAATCTTGAATTAATAAAAGAAAGTTACTAATTTAAACACTAAatgctaaaaaatataaaaatgaatgttatttttgtgattttcgtttaATAAAGCATTCGACTTATGCAATTAGATTCTAGATGTAATTAAGACCTACAAATGCTATGTAATGATGATTTGAacattttttggtttttttatatgattttaaaaaaaatgttaaaaatgcataaaaagtgcatctaaatgcaaataattatcaaaaattactagaaattaaaaaatatatatatttattgatattGTGGGAGTATTTTTGGTGAGGAAAAAATTACATGCTCACAATGGTGACGCTTCGGGATGAGATACTTGCTTTCAAGCAAGAACTGAATGAGCCATTGCACGAGATTTGGGAAAGATATCGTACCATGGTTAAAGAGTGccggaacaatgatatgactgaggccatGATCCAGCAGACCTTCTACAGTGGGATCAACACAACTAATCAATGTGTTTTTAACCAACTCGACATGAGGAATATCATGAACAACCCTTATGCCGAAGCTTGTgaaattcttgatgagatggcggatacctctgtggcatggcaaagtagagccaatgttctGCAAGGTGACCCTAATTTTATTCACCtacacaaagagctacatgatcatGTGCAAGATATTTCCGAGTTGACAACTACCATGTaccaattggccaaagctcagCTTCAACAAGTTCAAGAGCCCAAAAAAGtgcatgcaatggaaggtgtgaaTATGATGGTAAAAAAAAGACGACAACAAGGTCAACAAATACAAAACCATCCGGAACAATTTACGCAAGATGATAGTGGTTATGATAAAGGTGATTCATTCAATGAGCAAGAATAAGAAgttcaatatgtgaacaattatcaaggccaaagaaaAAATGCTCAAGGACAAAATCAAAAACAATGGAGGTCGCAAGGAAACCAAGTCACTTGGAACAACCAAGGCCACCAAGGAAATTGGAGCGGTAGAAACAACAATCAAAGCAATTGGAATAATCAAGgtaaccaaggcaattggggaggtAATCGTCAAGGAAATTGGAGTAACAGCAATCAAAGCAATTGGGGAGGAAATAACCAAGGAGAGTGGAACAACAACAACTTGGGGTCAAGTTTTCAAAGTCCCCCGATGTTCCAACAACCAAGCAATCCACCCCCTATCATTTTCAAGGACCGAGCTCTTCTTCCAATgagatgggtagaattgaaaacatgtttaaacagatgatggagaagaatgctgACTCTGATGCTCAGTTAGCCTCGCACAACACTTCTATTcgaaatttggaggttcaattaggacAAATATCACAAACTTTGAACATtcatcctaagggggcactacctagtGATATGGTGGTAAactcgaagggtgggaataatatgGGACATGTTATGGTCGTGACTACTAGAAGTGAAAAATGTGGAGATGCAACTACCTCAAATCAAACAAGGattgtggatgaagatgttgtggTTCAAGAAGATGAAATCCCATGCAATGTGGTTCAAGCTAatgaagaagtgagaattgatatagATGAAAGTGTGGAGGAGACGCAAGAAgaggtgaacccatctagggaacatgtGATCGACATGATGGAACTGGTAGTGCCCAAGGCTAAGGCACCAACGCCAAGGCCTCCTCCTCTAcaccctcaaaggcttgcaaagcaaaacagtgaaaaccaattcaaaaagtttattgatatgataAAGAGTTTGTCAATCGATGTGTCGTTCGTTAAGGCATTAGAACAAATGCTGGGATATGTAAAATTCATGAAGGATTTGGTAACTAAGAAAAGATCAATGAATTGTGAGTCCAtcaagatgactcatcaagtgagtgatattgtgcactcaatggctccaaAGTTGGAAGATTTAGGCGCTTTAACAATCCCTTGCACTATTGGGAGCACCGATTTTGCCAAAGCATTATGTGATAtcggggcaagtatcaacttgatgccccattcagtgttcaaaactttgggaattgggaaCCAAGAACCATATCCATAAGGTTACAAATGGCGGGTCGAACAATGAAGAGgcctttgggtattattgatgatgtattTGTTCGAGTTGACAAGTTATCCTCCCAGCGGACTTTGTGATCCTTGATTGtaaagtggactatgaggtgcctatCATATTGGGTAGAtatttccttgctacggggaaggctcttATTGATGTGGAAGCTGGTGAGCTCACATTTAGGATGGATGACGAAAAGGTggtcttccatgtgtgcaaatcaatgaggcaaccgaATCGTAATGAAGTTTATTCGTTCGTGGATTTGGTGACGGATGTGATTGTTGATGATGCTATTGCCACAATGAATGTTGAAGACAAATCGGAAGTCATTTTGCTAAACCTTGATGATAATAAGGAGAGTGATGGCTATGTGAAGTGTGTAAATGCATTGCAAGGCAtggggtcgtacacttatgagccCCGAAAGCTATCTTTAGATCTTGAAAATCGGAAGACTCCTCTAACAAAGCCATTACCCATGCATCAAGGAGCCTCCCACCTTGGAGTTAAAGCTATTGCCCCcgcatctcaggtatgaattccttggcccttcttctactttaccagttatccTTTCTCCTTgcttaactaacatgcaggtagagtcCACGTTGGAGGTGCTATAAAGTAGGAAAagagcaattggatggactttggcgGATATCCAGGGCATAAGCcacgccttttgcatgcacaagattattttggaagaGGGTGCCAAACCCCCCGTTGAACATCAAAAGAGTCTAAATAAAGCAATttaagaggtggtgaagaaggaTATAATCAAGTGGGtagatgccggggttgtgtaccccatttccgatAGCTCGTGGACCTCTCTAGTACAATGTGTAGAAAGGAGGCATGACTGTGGTAACAAATGACAAGAATGAATTGATCCCAACAAGAACTATCACCAGATGGAGAGTGTGCATGGACTATAGGAATCTCAATAAAGTCACTTGAAAAGATCATTTCTCGCATCTgtttcttgaccaaatgcttgataggttggcTGGACGTGCTTTTATTGCTTTCTTTATGAATACTCCGTTTATAACCAAATCCTAATTGCTCCTGAGGACCAAGAGAAGTCCACTTTCACTtgtccctatggtacttttgcattctcgcggatgccttttgggttgtgtaatgcaccagcaACTTTTCAAtagtgtatgatggctatttt from Nicotiana sylvestris chromosome 12, ASM39365v2, whole genome shotgun sequence encodes the following:
- the LOC138883784 gene encoding uncharacterized protein, with the translated sequence MLKDKIKNNGGRKETKSLGTTKATKEIGAVETTIKAIGIIKVTKAIGEVIVKEIGVTAIKAIGEEITKESGTTTTWGQMMEKNADSDAQLASHNTSIRNLEVQLGQISQTLNIHPKGALPSDMVVNSKGGNNMGHVMVVTTRSEKCGDATTSNQTRIVDEDVVVQEDEIPCNVVQANEEVRIDIDESVEETQEEVNPSREHVIDMMELVVPKAKAPTPRPPPLHPQRLAKQNSENQFKKFIDMIKSLSIDVSFVKALEQMLGYVKFMKDLVTKKRSMNCESIKMTHQVSDIVHSMAPKLEDLGALTIPCTIGSTDFAKALCDIGAMDYEVPIILGRYFLATGKALIDVEAGELTFRMDDEKVVFHVCKSMRQPNRNEVYSFVDLVTDVIVDDAIATMNVEDKSEVILLNLDDNKESDGYVKCVNALQGMGSYTYEPRKLSLDLENRKTPLTKPLPMHQGASHLGVKAIAPASQEKCHFMVKEGIVLYHKISKHGIEVNKAKIEDFSKVVNPFCKLLEKDAKFHFYEDCNKAFKFLNFKLTTTLIITTSDWSLPFELMRDASDVADAAGLGKRINKIFHLAYYASKTMNDAQVNYTVTEKELLAIVFAMEKFRPYLMGTKVIVLTDHAALGI